The following proteins are encoded in a genomic region of Jaculus jaculus isolate mJacJac1 chromosome 13, mJacJac1.mat.Y.cur, whole genome shotgun sequence:
- the LOC101603464 gene encoding putative olfactory receptor 2B3: MSVTNDSCPEEFILLGFADCPWLQLPVFIILLVTYPMAMMGNIAIILVSRLDPRLHSPMYFFLTNLSFLDMCYTTSIVPQMLLNLGTSTKTISYVGCAIQLYLFSTMGATECLLLALMSFDRYVAICRPLHYTIIMSQRTCILSVSVMWLCGMTFAVFEVTLTLQLPLCGINELDHLLCEIPVLIKTACGEKEANELALSVVCIFILAIPLCLIPASYASIGRAIFNMKSSAGRKMAFGTCSSHLIVVLLFYGPAISMYLQPSSSITRDQPKFMALFYGVVTSTLNSFIYTLRNKDVKGALGNLLRSIFISSK; this comes from the coding sequence ATGTCAGTCACTAATGACAGCTGTCCTGAGGAGTTCATCCTCCTCGGCTTTGCTGACTGTCCTTGGCTGCAGCTCCCTGTGTTCATTATTCTCCTGGTAACGTACCCCATGGCCATGATGGGAAACATCGCCATCATTCTGGTGTCCAGGTTAGACCCCCGACTCCACAGCCCCATGTATTTCTTCCTCACCAACCTCTCCTTCCTGGACATGTGTTACACCACGAGCATCGTGCCTCAGATGCTGCTCAACCTGGGGACCTCCACAAAGACCATCAGCTATGTGGGGTGTGCAattcagctttatttatttagcacAATGGGGGCCACAGAGTGTCTCCTCCTGGCTCTTATGTCCTTTgaccgctatgtggccatctgcaGACCTCTGCACTACACCATCATCATGAGCCAGCGCACCTGCATCCTCTCAGTGTCTGTTATGTGGCTGTGTGGGATGACCTTTGCTGTCTTTGAGGTCACTCTCACACTGCAGCTACCACTGTGTGGCATTAATGAACTGGACCACTTGTTGTGTGAGATTCCAGTTCTGATAAAGACCGCATGTGGGGAAAAGGAGGCCAATGAGCTTGCACTGTCTGTggtctgcatttttattttggcCATTCCTCTGTGCTTAATTCCTGCCTCCTATGCTAGCATTGGACGTGCTATATTCAATATGAAATCTTCTGCAGGAAGGAAAATGGCCTTTGGGACATGCTCCTCTCATCTCATTGTGGTTCTCTTATTTTATGGTCCAGCCATTAGCATGtacctccagccctcctcctccatCACAAGGGATCAGCCCAAGTTCATGGCTCTGTTCTATGGAGTGGTGACTTCTACCCTGAACTCCTTCATCTACACCCTGAGGAATAAGGATGTCAAGGGGGCATTAGGTAACCTGCTGAGGAGCATTTTTATTTCAAGTAAATGA
- the LOC101603754 gene encoding olfactory receptor 2B11-like, whose amino-acid sequence MAVNNDSRPAEFILLGFADRPWLQLPVFIILLVTYPMAMMGNIAIILVSRLDPRLHSPMYFFLTNLSFLDMCYTTSIVPQMLLNLGTSTKTISYAGCVVQLYVFSIMGGSECLLLALMSFDRYVAICRPLHYTLIMNQCTCILLVSMVWLGGMTYAFSEATVTLQLPLCGVNKLDHLMCEIPVLIKTACGEKEANELALSVVCIFMLAVPLCLILASYASIGRAIFNMKSSTGRKKAFGTCSSHLIVVLLFYGPAISMYIQPPSSITRDQPKFMALFYGVVTPTLNPFIYTLRNKDVKGALGNLVRSIFSSK is encoded by the coding sequence ATGGCAGTCAATAACGACAGCCGTCCTGCAGAGTTCATCCTCCTCGGCTTTGCTGACCGTCCTTGGCTGCAGCTCCCTGTGTTCATTATTCTCCTGGTAACGTACCCCATGGCCATGATGGGAAACATCGCCATCATTCTGGTGTCCAGGTTAGACCCCCGACTCCACAGCCCCATGTATTTCTTCCTCACCAACCTCTCCTTCCTGGACATGTGTTACACCACGAGCATCGTGCCTCAGATGCTGCTCAACCTGGGGACCTCCACAAAGACCATCAGCTACGCGGGGTGTGTAGTTCAGCTCTATGTCTTCAGCATAATGGGGGGTTCAGAGTGTCTCCTCCTGGCTCTTATGTCCTTTgaccgctatgtggccatctgcaGACCTCTGCACTACACCCTCATCATGAACCAGTGCACCTGCATCCTCTTAGTGTCCATGGTGTGGCTGGGTGGGATGACCTATGCTTTCTCTGAGGCCACTGTCACACTGCAGTTGCCACTGTGTGGCGTTAATAAACTGGACCACTTGATGTGTGAGATTCCAGTTCTGATAAAGACCGCGTGTGGGGAAAAGGAAGCCAATGAGCTTGCACTGTCTGTAGTCTGCATTTTTATGTTAGCGGTTCCTCTGTGCTTAATTCTTGCCTCCTATGCCAGCATTGGACGTGCTATATTCAATATGAAATCTTCCACAGGAAGGAAAAAGGCTTTTGGCACATGCTCCTCTCACCTCATTGTGGTTCTCTTGTTTTATGGTCCAGCCATCAGCATGTATATTCAGCCCCCCTCCTCCATCACAAGGGACCAGCCCAAGTTCATGGCTCTGTTCTATGGGGTGGTGACTCCTACCCTGAACCCCTTTATCTACACCCTGAGGAACAAGGATGTGAAGGGGGCGTTAGGTAACCTGGTAAGGAGCATTTTCAGTTCCAAGTGA